AACAGTAATGCTACCGCAAATGCTTTCGGCGAGATGCTGCATAACGGATGGCAGTTGAAGAAGGAACTGGCCAGTGGCATCAGTAATGACAAGATCGATGACTGCTATGAAAAAGCACTGAACGCCGGAGCGATTGGTGGCAAAGTGCTCGGTGCCGGGGGAGGGGGTTTTCTGCTGCTGTACTGCCCGCAATCGAAGCAGCCGCAGGTCAGAGAAGCGCTCAACGACCTGTCGGCTCTGGAATTCTCCTTCGAACCGGAGGGGAGTAAAATAATCTATGTCATTTAATCATTGGATAGAGGTGATACGATGAAATCTGAGCATGAGATAATCGGTGATTACCTGAAAGGATTGCGTTCCTGCCTTGAGGAGATTGCAGAAAAGGACGTAATTGAAATAGTTGACATAATTATGAAGGCCTGTTCGGATGGCAAGAAAGTGGTATTTATGGGCAACGGCGGCAGCGCGACCACGGCATCCCACTTTGCCCGCGACATCAGTATAGGTACGGCGAAAGAAGGAAAACCGCGGGTTCGAGCCATCAGCCTGGCGGATAGTATTGCCGCCATTACCTCACTGGCTAACGACGTAGGTTACAATTCGGTCTTTAAAGAGCAGCTAATTGGGCAGGTGGACAAGGGAGACGTGGTTATCGGTATAAGCGCGTCGGGTAATTCGCCCAACGTGCTGGAGGCAATGGAATACGCTCGCAGCGCCGGGGCGATAACAGTGGGCTTTATCGGCTTCGGCGGTGGCAAGCTGAAGGGGTTATCGGATAAATCCATCGTGCTGTCAAGTCGGGACTACGGCCAGGTGGAGGACACTCATCTGGTTCTGGACCATATCTTCACCTGTCTGGTTAAAGAGAGGATAGCTGGTGGCTAACCGCGCCGTCTTTCTCGACCGGGATGACACAATGGCGAGAGATGTATCGTATTGCAGTCGTCCCGAGGATTTTGAGCTTTTCCCAAATACCGCCAAAGCAATCAAGTTACTCAACGAGCATGGTTATAGCGTAATCGTGGTTACCAATCAGTCCGGCGTTGCCCGCGGCTATTTCACCGAGGATGTGCTCGACCAGATTCACCGCAAGATGCTGCGCCAACTAGCCGAAGGGGGCGCCCGGATTGACGGCATTTATTACTGCCCTCACCACCCTGATGATAACTGTGAATGTCGCAAGCCAAAGCCGCAAATGATTCTGCGGGCGGTGAACGAACATGATATCGACCTTAAACGGTCCTTCGTGGTGGGTGACAAACCTCTGGATATTCGGCTTGGCCAAAATGTGGGCTGCCGTACCGTGTTGATTCCATCTGACCCCGGTGAGAATGATTCCAAATCGTCTTCGCCTGATTACACTGCGCCCGACCTTTACCAGGCTGCATTGTGGATTATCAATCAGAAATGAAAATCCTTGTGGTATCCGAATATTTTTTCCCCTATGGTGGTGCCGAATTATCGCTGTGGGAATTGTGTCGCACGCTGACCCGTAAAAGCCACCAGATTCACGTTATCACCGCCCGACGCAACGGAGAACCTGATTACGAGGGCAAAGAAGGAATAGAAATATTCCGACCGTTTCCCACGGGAAATCTTGTACGCCGGTTTATCTTCGCTGTGAAGCTGCATTCATATCTGAAAAAGTGGCTGCAGGAAAGGGAAATCGATATCATCTATAACCTGGGCTATGTCCCTACCATACCGGCAACACGGCTCGCCCGCAGATATGGCGTGCCGTCGATTACGCTGCTGGGTCATTTCTGCGGCCGTAAATGGTTCCGGCTGGCAAATCCGCTTTTGGCTTTGTTCAACTATATCACGGAAATATTGACCATACGGTTGGGTAAGCACAACACTCTGGTGGTGCAGTGTCCAGACACGGCGAATAAGGTATCCGCCAGTACAAAAGCAGAAATTGAGGTCATATGCAATACCCTGCTGGACCCGGCGGCAATTAAACGGACAAGAGAAGGGACAGATTTCAAAAAAGTACGCGAGGATTTAGGCATTGAAGAAGATGAGCTATTTCTCCTACATGTTGGGGCACTGATACGAACCAAAAACGTTTATAACTTGATAAAAGTCTTAGCCGGCTGGGAGCAGAAATTCAAACTGGTCCTTGTCGGGGATGGTCCGGAACGCGCCAGAGTTGAAAAACTAATCCAGCGGCTGAATCTGGCAGGAGAAGTTACCTTGCTTGGGAAAAGGCCACATGATGAAACACTGTCAATAATAAGGTCATGCGATGTCCTGCTCTTGTCCTCAATATGTGAACAGGTGCCCAATGTGGTGCTGGAAGCGCTGGCTCTGGGAAGGCCGGTTATCGCCACCAGGGTTGGAGGGGTACCGGAGATAAAATCGCCAAATCTGCATCTGGTAGATAGGCTTGAAGAAATCGGACAGGTTATCGACAGTGGCGTTGAAGCAGTGGAAGAAGATATAATTATGCAGGAATACTCGCTGGATAAGGTTAGCGAACAATATGAAGGGTTGTTCTTGCGCCTTGCTGGCTCTAAAATGAAGGATAATCAGGTGTAACATGGCACTGAAAGAGAAACTGCTGAGCGGTGAGAAAACCATCGGTATCTGGGGAATCGGCTACATCGGTTACTCATCAATGGCCCATTTCGCCAACCGGGGTGTCAGGTGCCTGGGAACGGACGTTGATACCGGCAAAGTCGACCAGATAAACCAGGGTGTGCTG
This DNA window, taken from Chloroflexota bacterium, encodes the following:
- a CDS encoding GHMP kinase, encoding RKDELVQNLLLLYTGDIHQASSILQEQKEQTQQPDKMASLRKMRDMAVDLKEQLNSNATANAFGEMLHNGWQLKKELASGISNDKIDDCYEKALNAGAIGGKVLGAGGGGFLLLYCPQSKQPQVREALNDLSALEFSFEPEGSKIIYVI
- a CDS encoding SIS domain-containing protein, with the translated sequence MKSEHEIIGDYLKGLRSCLEEIAEKDVIEIVDIIMKACSDGKKVVFMGNGGSATTASHFARDISIGTAKEGKPRVRAISLADSIAAITSLANDVGYNSVFKEQLIGQVDKGDVVIGISASGNSPNVLEAMEYARSAGAITVGFIGFGGGKLKGLSDKSIVLSSRDYGQVEDTHLVLDHIFTCLVKERIAGG
- the gmhB gene encoding D-glycero-beta-D-manno-heptose 1,7-bisphosphate 7-phosphatase → MANRAVFLDRDDTMARDVSYCSRPEDFELFPNTAKAIKLLNEHGYSVIVVTNQSGVARGYFTEDVLDQIHRKMLRQLAEGGARIDGIYYCPHHPDDNCECRKPKPQMILRAVNEHDIDLKRSFVVGDKPLDIRLGQNVGCRTVLIPSDPGENDSKSSSPDYTAPDLYQAALWIINQK
- a CDS encoding glycosyltransferase family 4 protein, whose protein sequence is MKILVVSEYFFPYGGAELSLWELCRTLTRKSHQIHVITARRNGEPDYEGKEGIEIFRPFPTGNLVRRFIFAVKLHSYLKKWLQEREIDIIYNLGYVPTIPATRLARRYGVPSITLLGHFCGRKWFRLANPLLALFNYITEILTIRLGKHNTLVVQCPDTANKVSASTKAEIEVICNTLLDPAAIKRTREGTDFKKVREDLGIEEDELFLLHVGALIRTKNVYNLIKVLAGWEQKFKLVLVGDGPERARVEKLIQRLNLAGEVTLLGKRPHDETLSIIRSCDVLLLSSICEQVPNVVLEALALGRPVIATRVGGVPEIKSPNLHLVDRLEEIGQVIDSGVEAVEEDIIMQEYSLDKVSEQYEGLFLRLAGSKMKDNQV